The proteins below are encoded in one region of Phaseolus vulgaris cultivar G19833 chromosome 1, P. vulgaris v2.0, whole genome shotgun sequence:
- the LOC137813297 gene encoding rust resistance kinase Lr10-like isoform X1: MMWRERAFMVVLLLLVHKIHGGCPPSSCGKITNINHPFRLKGDPEKCGEKRYELGCENNVTVLYLYSAQYHVQSINYKKYTVRVVDPALQHHNLSSLPLRFLSRSNFSDTYTHKYFYQSDPYQAGLKAFENFESLSFSHIVFVNCKDWVREKGKYVESGEWVKWEGKGYAYAIGGDLKAEDLEVGCEVKLVAPTSLSTFDYHSYSSIHTALAYGFEISWIQLVCWKHCSFLYTVCYFDSYNQKLKCGNGILAQLIVVVTRDVAYIWIYKVVFGLPFLIVIFICKWRKRHMSIYENIENYLQQNSLAPIRYSYKEIKNMAAGFKEKLGEGGFGSVFKAKLRSGPSVAIKMLGKFKGNGQDFISEVATIGRIHHQNVVRLIGFCVSGSKRALVYEFMPNGSLDKFIFSKEINIHLSYERIYNISIGVACGIAYLHHGCEMQILHFDIKPHNILLDENFIPKVSDFGLAKLYPIDNNIVTMTATRGTIGYMAPELFYKNIGGISHKADVYSFGMLLMEMASKRKNLNPHADHSSQIYFPLWIYDHIREGEDVDVENVTEEENKIAKKMIIVALWCIQLKPNDRPSMNKVVKMLEGDIEELEIPPKPILFPEDEIVSEYQTINSY; this comes from the exons ATGATGTGGAGAGAGAGAGCATTCATGGTGGTACTGCTACTTCTAGTCCACAAAATCCATGGTGGCTGCCCCCCTTCTTCCTGTGGTAAAATCACCAACATCAATCACCCTTTTCGATTAAAAGGCGACCCAGAAAAGTGTGGTGAGAAAAGGTATGAGCTTGGTTGTGAGAATAATGTTACGGTGTTGTATCTGTACTCTGCACAATATCATGTGCAGTCAATAAACTACAAGAAGTACACAGTGAGAGTGGTTGATCCTGCTCTTCAACACCATAATCTCTCCTCCCTTCCTCTCCGTTTCCTCTCTCGCTCCAATTTCTCTGACACTTACACTCACAAATACTTTTACCAGTCGGATCCATACCAAGCCGGTCTAAAAGCCTTTGAGAATTTTGAATCTCTGAGTTTCTCGCATATAGTGTTTGTGAATTGTAAGGATTGGGTGAGAGAGAAAGGGAAGTATGTGGAGAGTGGAGAGTGGGTGAAGTGGGAGGGGAAGGGGTATGCATATGCAATTGGTGGAGACCTAAAAGCAGAGGACTTAGAAGTTGGGTGTGAGGTAAAGCTTGTTGCTCCCACTTCTCTCTCCACTTTCGATTACCATTCCTACTCTTCCATTCACACCGCACTCGCCTATGGATTTGAGATTTCATGGATACAACTAGTCTGTTGGAAACATTGTTCATTTCTCTATACTGTTTGCTATTTCGACTCTTATAATCAGAAGCTTAAATGCGGAAATG GAATACTGGCTCAACTAATAGTGGTTGTAACAA GAGATGTCGCATATATATGGATTTACAAAGTTGTGTTTGGATTACCAttcttaattgttatttttatatgtaaatggAGAAAAAGACATATGtcaatatatgaaaatattgaaaattatcTTCAACAAAATAGTTTGGCACCTATTAGATATTCATACAAGGAAATCAAGAACATGGCTGCAGGTTTCAAAGAGAAGTTAGGTGAAGGAGGATTTGGCTCAGTCTTTAAAGCAAAGTTGCGCAGTGGGCCTTCAGTGGCTATCAAAATGTTAGGCAAATTCAAAGGAAATGGACAAGATTTTATCAGTGAAGTTGCAACCATTGGAAGAATACATCATCAAAACGTGGTACGattaattggattttgtgtTAGTGGCTCAAAACGTGCTCTTGTCTATGAATTCATGCCCAATGGTTCtcttgataaatttattttctcaaaagaaataaatatacatttaagcTATGAAAGGATATATAATATATCAATTGGAGTGGCTTGTGGGATTGCTTATCTCCACCATGGGTGTGAGATGCAGATTTTGCATTTTGACATCAAACCCCATAACATCTTACTAGATGAAAACTTCATCCCTAAGGTTTCTGACTTTGGATTGGCGAAGTTATATCCAATAGATAATAACATCGTCACAATGACTGCAACAAGAGGAACTATTGGATATATGGCTCCagaattgttttataaaaatattggaGGAATATCCCATAAGGCTGATGTTTATAGCTTTGGAATGTTGTTGATGGAAATGGCAAGTAAGAGGAAGAATCTAAATCCTCATGCAGACCACTCAAGTCAAATTTACTTTCCCCTTTGGATCTATGATCATATTAGGGAAGGGGAAGATGTAGATGTCGAAAATGtgacagaagaagaaaataaaatagcaaAGAAGATGATCATAGTTGCACTCTGGTGTATACAACTAAAACCAAATGATCGACCCTCAATGAATAAAGTAGTGAAAATGCTTGAAGGAGATATTGAAGAGTTGGAAATACCTCCAAAACCTATTTTATTTCCAGAAGATGAAATAGTGTCAGAGTATCAAACAATCAACTCTTACTAG
- the LOC137813297 gene encoding rust resistance kinase Lr10-like isoform X2, with protein sequence MMWRERAFMVVLLLLVHKIHGGCPPSSCGKITNINHPFRLKGDPEKCGEKRYELGCENNVTVLYLYSAQYHVQSINYKKYTVRVVDPALQHHNLSSLPLRFLSRSNFSDTYTHKYFYQSDPYQAGLKAFENFESLSFSHIVFVNCKDWVREKGKYVESGEWVKWEGKGYAYAIGGDLKAEDLEVGCEVKLVAPTSLSTFDYHSYSSIHTALAYGFEISWIQLVCWKHCSFLYTVCYFDSYNQKLKCGNGILAQLIVVVTSFKEKLGEGGFGSVFKAKLRSGPSVAIKMLGKFKGNGQDFISEVATIGRIHHQNVVRLIGFCVSGSKRALVYEFMPNGSLDKFIFSKEINIHLSYERIYNISIGVACGIAYLHHGCEMQILHFDIKPHNILLDENFIPKVSDFGLAKLYPIDNNIVTMTATRGTIGYMAPELFYKNIGGISHKADVYSFGMLLMEMASKRKNLNPHADHSSQIYFPLWIYDHIREGEDVDVENVTEEENKIAKKMIIVALWCIQLKPNDRPSMNKVVKMLEGDIEELEIPPKPILFPEDEIVSEYQTINSY encoded by the exons ATGATGTGGAGAGAGAGAGCATTCATGGTGGTACTGCTACTTCTAGTCCACAAAATCCATGGTGGCTGCCCCCCTTCTTCCTGTGGTAAAATCACCAACATCAATCACCCTTTTCGATTAAAAGGCGACCCAGAAAAGTGTGGTGAGAAAAGGTATGAGCTTGGTTGTGAGAATAATGTTACGGTGTTGTATCTGTACTCTGCACAATATCATGTGCAGTCAATAAACTACAAGAAGTACACAGTGAGAGTGGTTGATCCTGCTCTTCAACACCATAATCTCTCCTCCCTTCCTCTCCGTTTCCTCTCTCGCTCCAATTTCTCTGACACTTACACTCACAAATACTTTTACCAGTCGGATCCATACCAAGCCGGTCTAAAAGCCTTTGAGAATTTTGAATCTCTGAGTTTCTCGCATATAGTGTTTGTGAATTGTAAGGATTGGGTGAGAGAGAAAGGGAAGTATGTGGAGAGTGGAGAGTGGGTGAAGTGGGAGGGGAAGGGGTATGCATATGCAATTGGTGGAGACCTAAAAGCAGAGGACTTAGAAGTTGGGTGTGAGGTAAAGCTTGTTGCTCCCACTTCTCTCTCCACTTTCGATTACCATTCCTACTCTTCCATTCACACCGCACTCGCCTATGGATTTGAGATTTCATGGATACAACTAGTCTGTTGGAAACATTGTTCATTTCTCTATACTGTTTGCTATTTCGACTCTTATAATCAGAAGCTTAAATGCGGAAATG GAATACTGGCTCAACTAATAGTGGTTGTAACAA GTTTCAAAGAGAAGTTAGGTGAAGGAGGATTTGGCTCAGTCTTTAAAGCAAAGTTGCGCAGTGGGCCTTCAGTGGCTATCAAAATGTTAGGCAAATTCAAAGGAAATGGACAAGATTTTATCAGTGAAGTTGCAACCATTGGAAGAATACATCATCAAAACGTGGTACGattaattggattttgtgtTAGTGGCTCAAAACGTGCTCTTGTCTATGAATTCATGCCCAATGGTTCtcttgataaatttattttctcaaaagaaataaatatacatttaagcTATGAAAGGATATATAATATATCAATTGGAGTGGCTTGTGGGATTGCTTATCTCCACCATGGGTGTGAGATGCAGATTTTGCATTTTGACATCAAACCCCATAACATCTTACTAGATGAAAACTTCATCCCTAAGGTTTCTGACTTTGGATTGGCGAAGTTATATCCAATAGATAATAACATCGTCACAATGACTGCAACAAGAGGAACTATTGGATATATGGCTCCagaattgttttataaaaatattggaGGAATATCCCATAAGGCTGATGTTTATAGCTTTGGAATGTTGTTGATGGAAATGGCAAGTAAGAGGAAGAATCTAAATCCTCATGCAGACCACTCAAGTCAAATTTACTTTCCCCTTTGGATCTATGATCATATTAGGGAAGGGGAAGATGTAGATGTCGAAAATGtgacagaagaagaaaataaaatagcaaAGAAGATGATCATAGTTGCACTCTGGTGTATACAACTAAAACCAAATGATCGACCCTCAATGAATAAAGTAGTGAAAATGCTTGAAGGAGATATTGAAGAGTTGGAAATACCTCCAAAACCTATTTTATTTCCAGAAGATGAAATAGTGTCAGAGTATCAAACAATCAACTCTTACTAG
- the LOC137815362 gene encoding uncharacterized protein yields MNDETFEHIEGATTASGVWIILSTNYKSDDKNNRVRLQTLRRRQYELLQMETTKTIDVYINKVLALTNKMKTNGETHSEQAKVKKILRFLTPRFEHVVAAIEEANDISTMTVKLLSSSLRVHEQRMNDNKIEKPIE; encoded by the coding sequence atgaatgacgagacgtttgagcatatagaaggagcaacaactgcAAGTGGAGTTTGGAtcattttgtcaaccaattataaaagTGATGACAAAAACAATagggtgcgtcttcaaaccTTAAGACGACGCCAATATGAACTGctgcagatggaaaccacaaagactattgatgtctatataaataaagttcttgcATTGACAAATAagatgaagaccaatggtgaaacacattcggagCAGGCAAAGGTGAAGAAGATTTTGAGGTTtttaactcccagatttgaacatgttgttgccgcaattgaagaggccaatgacatttcaacAATGACAGTAAAGTTATTGTCTAGTTCCCTACGAGTGCATGAGCAgcggatgaatgacaataagattgaaaaaccaattgaataa
- the LOC137815363 gene encoding uncharacterized protein, whose translation MWHKDAFTYESHEMGKRFIAVVGQHTKSNCRCVVVNVYSACLLREKIDLWGNLSAIKGASLDPIWCFCGDFNAIRKRGERKGTSVRDNHTSEMGSFNNFIESNMLIELPIVGKKYTWFSSNGKAMSRLDRVLVSEEWLQEWPMGKQYVQRREVFYHCAIVVKSLVKDWGPKPFRTIDAWFMEKGFLTMVKDWWTSYPVQGNAFVVFKEKLKCLKRDLKVWNRDSFGNMESSKKKILEELEALDC comes from the coding sequence ATGTGGCATAAGGATGCTTTCACCTATGAAAGTCATGAAATGGGGAAGAGGTTCATTGCGGTGGTTGGACAGCACACTAAATCTAACTGTAGGTGTGTGGTTGTAAATGTTTATTCCGCATGCTTGTTGAGAGAGAAGATTGATCTATGGGGGAATTTATCTGCTATTAAAGGGGCTTCTTTGGACCCAATTTGGTGCTTCTGTGGTGATTTTAACGCTATTAGAAAACGAGGAGAAAGGAAAGGAACAAGTGTACGGGACAACCATACAAGCGAGATGGGAAGTTTTAATAACTTCATTGAATCTAATATGTTGATTGAACTACCAATTGTAGGCAAAAAATACACTTGGTTTAGTTCAAATGGGAAGGCAATGAGCAGGTTAGACAGAGTGTTAGTCTCTGAAGAATGGTTGCAGGAATGGCCAATGGGTAAGCAGTATGTGCAACGTAGAGAGGTTTTTTATCACTGTGCGATAGTGGTGAAGTCTTTGGTTAAGGATTGGGGACCTAAACCCTTTCGGACCATTGATGCGTGGTTTATGGAGAAGGGATTCTTAACGATGGTGAAGGATTGGTGGACCTCTTACCCCGTTCAGGGGAATGCTTTTGTAGTGTTTAAGGAGAAACTGAAATGTTTAAAGAGAGACTTGAAGGTTTGGAATAGGGATAGTTTCGGTAACATGGAGTCTTCTAAGAAGAAGATTTTGGAGGAGCTTGAGGCTCTTGATTGCTAG